Genomic DNA from Leptotrichia wadei:
ATTTTGGGGATTTGCCTTGGGCATCAGGCAATTGGGATGAATTTTGGTGGAGAAATAAAAAGGCTTGAAAATCCATTGCATGGTAAGACTTCAGAAATTACAGTTTTATCGGAAAATTCTGTGTTATTTAAGAACTTGCCAAAAAAATTTAAAGTCATGAGGTATCATTCGCTTTATGTTGAAAATATTCCAGAAGAGCTTGAAGTTACGGCAAGGTCTGAAGATGGGATTGTGATGGCTGTGGAACACAAAAGTAAAAATATTTTTGGGATACAGTTTCATCCAGAATCGTTTTTTACAGAATATGGGAAAAATATAATACGAAACTTTTTAAATATTGAAGTTTCAGAAAATTTGCAAAAAAATAAAAATTTTGAAAATAGTAAAAAGAAAGGAAACTTTGAAAACATGGATAAATATTTGAAAAAATTACAGGAAAATATTGCATTGACAGATACTGATTTTAGAGAAATCTGTAAAATTATTGATGATAAAAGTTATGATATTGTACAGCTTGGAGCATTGCTTGTGCTAATTTCAGAAAAAAGCCTTTATCCAGAATCATTAACTGCTTTTGTAAATAATATTTTAGAATACAGCACAACTTTTGAAGATGAAACTCCAATGATTGATGTCTGCGGAACTGGTGGTGATGGATTCAAGACAATAAATATTTCAACAGCTGTTGCATTTATTCTGGGAGCAATGGGAGTGACTGTCGCAAAACATGGAAACCGTGCAATTTCCAGTAAAAGTGGAAGCAGCGATGTACTTGATAAATTAGGAGTGCCTCTTGAAAAATCACTGGCAACTCAAATTGAAAAGTTACACAAAAAAAATCTTGCCTTTTTCCATGCACCATTTTTCCATAAATTAGTCGGAGAAGTGCGAGAAGTTAGAAGTCGCCTTGGAATAAGAACTGTCTTTAACATTTTAGGACCGCTTCTTCATCCAAATACAAAGTTGAAATATCAGTTAGTTGGACTTTATCATGAACCTGTTCACAGATTATATGCTGAAACATTACAACTATTGGGAAGAGAACATGCGTTGGTTGTTTGTGGAAATGATGGGCTTGATGAAATAACAATTTGTGATGACACTAAAATTATTGAAGTAAAAGGAGATCAAATTCTTGAATATACAATTTCTCCTGAAAGTTTTGGATTTAAAAGAGCTTTTCATTCTGAAATAGAAGGCGGAACTCCAGAGGAAAATGCTGAAATTTTGATAAGAATATTAAAAGGTGAAGAAAAATCAGCAAAATTCGATATAGTTGTGTTAAATGCGATGTTTGGGCTTTATACTGCGAATGTAGTGGACCATCCTGCGAAGGCGAAGGATATGGTTTTGGAAGCGATTGAGAGTGGAAAGGTTTATGAGTTTTATGAAAATTATGTGAAATAATTTTTTTGAAGAGGGATTTAGATGATGATAAAAACTTTGTATAAAGAAAAATGTTTGAGGTATTTTATAGTACCTGACATAATATCTATAATTATCTTTTGGTTTGATGCTCCAGTAGATCCTTTATGGATTTTGCCTTATCTTCTTAATAATACGATTAAAAATAGATTTTGGAATCTTCCTATAAGTTGGATTTTATTTAAAATAATAATTATATACTTCAGTTTTAAAAAGCTTGAAAAAATAAATAGAATTAAAGATAAAGAAAAAAGAAAAAAATATAAAATTAAATTAAAAATAATAATTTTTTTTACGCATGTAATTGTGTTGGGAATTTTTATTAAGTTTATTGATAAAATTATATTTTATTGAAAGGAAAAATATGGATATTTTAGAAAAAATAAAAATAAAAAGAGATATACAGCTTGAAGCAGAAATAAAATCTTTTAAGCAGCCATCGTTGAAAGAGGCATTGAAACAGGATGGAGTACGGATTATTGGAGAAATTAAAAGGGCTTCTCCATCGAAGGGAAAAATTGCAAAAGATGACTTTGATTTGTTAAAACAGGCACAAAGTTATGTGGATAAAGGGGTTGCGGCTTTTTCAATATTGAC
This window encodes:
- the trpD gene encoding anthranilate phosphoribosyltransferase; this translates as MILMIDNYDSFVFNVEQYLKEMTDDEVITVRNDAITVDDIKKMNPDKIIFSPGPKHPKDSGICLEILNNIDELGNIPILGICLGHQAIGMNFGGEIKRLENPLHGKTSEITVLSENSVLFKNLPKKFKVMRYHSLYVENIPEELEVTARSEDGIVMAVEHKSKNIFGIQFHPESFFTEYGKNIIRNFLNIEVSENLQKNKNFENSKKKGNFENMDKYLKKLQENIALTDTDFREICKIIDDKSYDIVQLGALLVLISEKSLYPESLTAFVNNILEYSTTFEDETPMIDVCGTGGDGFKTINISTAVAFILGAMGVTVAKHGNRAISSKSGSSDVLDKLGVPLEKSLATQIEKLHKKNLAFFHAPFFHKLVGEVREVRSRLGIRTVFNILGPLLHPNTKLKYQLVGLYHEPVHRLYAETLQLLGREHALVVCGNDGLDEITICDDTKIIEVKGDQILEYTISPESFGFKRAFHSEIEGGTPEENAEILIRILKGEEKSAKFDIVVLNAMFGLYTANVVDHPAKAKDMVLEAIESGKVYEFYENYVK